A window of the Streptomyces finlayi genome harbors these coding sequences:
- the ddaH gene encoding dimethylargininase, which translates to MCEPRYFDVRYTINPWMSTDDPVDLTLARDQWSTLVHTYREHGHTVETVAPVEGLPDMVFAANAAVVVDGRVFGSSFHAPERRPESSVYQTWFKAAGFDVHQPGSVCEGEGDLVPAGRFVLAGTGFRTHRAAHREVQDFFGRPVISLDLVDSRFYHLDTALFFLGGEGDASQDGDIAYYPGAFSPGSIEVLRRLYPRAVIATEEDALAFGLNSVSDGRHVFVAPQAGGLVAQLAHRGYVPVPVDLSEFRKAGGGIKCCTQEIRS; encoded by the coding sequence ATGTGCGAACCTCGCTACTTCGATGTGCGCTACACCATCAACCCGTGGATGAGCACCGACGATCCGGTCGATCTCACGCTCGCCCGTGACCAGTGGTCGACTCTCGTTCACACGTACCGCGAGCACGGCCACACGGTGGAGACGGTGGCTCCGGTGGAGGGCCTGCCCGACATGGTGTTCGCGGCGAACGCCGCGGTGGTCGTGGACGGCCGGGTCTTCGGCTCCTCCTTCCACGCGCCCGAGCGGCGGCCGGAGTCGTCGGTGTACCAGACCTGGTTCAAGGCGGCCGGATTCGACGTCCACCAGCCCGGTTCGGTCTGCGAGGGCGAGGGAGACCTGGTGCCGGCCGGCCGCTTCGTGCTGGCGGGGACCGGATTCCGTACGCACAGGGCCGCCCACCGCGAGGTGCAGGACTTCTTCGGCAGGCCGGTGATCAGCCTGGATCTGGTTGATTCCCGCTTCTACCACCTGGACACCGCACTGTTCTTCCTCGGCGGGGAGGGGGACGCGTCGCAGGACGGGGACATCGCCTACTACCCGGGGGCGTTCTCCCCCGGCAGCATCGAGGTCCTGCGGCGGCTCTACCCGCGCGCGGTGATCGCCACCGAGGAGGACGCCCTCGCGTTCGGCCTCAACTCGGTATCCGACGGCCGCCACGTCTTCGTCGCTCCGCAGGCGGGCGGCCTCGTCGCTCAGCTCGCCCACCGTGGATACGTCCCCGTCCCCGTCGACCTTTCGGAGTTCCGCAAGGCCGGCGGAGGAATCAAGTGCTGCACCCAGGAGATCCGATCATGA
- the narJ gene encoding nitrate reductase molybdenum cofactor assembly chaperone, with protein sequence MKRKNTRTARTESWLANAWQAQSLLLAYPDEEYEQHLTLAARVAATLPDPVARPLLGFVAHAGQTAAEDLATTYVATFDHRKRCCLYLTYYAHGDTRKRGIGLLRLKQTYAAAGWRLGDDELPDHLAVVLEFAATDPAAGTRLLTGHRAGLELLRLALNDDGSPWAQVLDSVSATLPALAGNDREAVMRLAAQGPPEEQVGLDPYASTVFLPDPVVGGPR encoded by the coding sequence ATGAAGAGGAAGAACACCCGCACGGCGCGGACGGAGTCCTGGCTCGCCAACGCGTGGCAGGCCCAGTCCCTGTTGCTCGCCTACCCCGACGAGGAGTACGAGCAGCACCTGACCCTGGCCGCCCGGGTCGCCGCCACCCTGCCGGACCCGGTCGCCCGCCCCCTGCTCGGCTTCGTCGCCCACGCCGGGCAGACCGCCGCTGAGGACCTGGCCACCACCTATGTGGCCACCTTCGACCACCGCAAGCGCTGTTGCCTGTACCTGACGTACTACGCGCACGGCGACACCAGGAAGCGCGGCATCGGCCTGCTGCGGTTGAAGCAGACCTACGCCGCGGCCGGATGGCGCCTGGGCGACGACGAACTGCCCGACCACCTGGCCGTCGTCCTCGAATTCGCCGCCACCGACCCCGCCGCCGGAACGCGCCTGCTCACCGGACATCGCGCCGGCCTGGAACTCCTGCGGCTGGCCCTGAACGACGACGGCTCCCCCTGGGCCCAGGTGCTGGACTCCGTCTCCGCCACCCTGCCCGCCCTCGCCGGCAACGACCGCGAAGCCGTCATGCGCCTCGCCGCCCAGGGCCCGCCCGAGGAGCAGGTCGGCCTCGACCCGTACGCATCCACCGTGTTCCTGCCCGACCCCGTCGTAGGAGGTCCCCGATGA
- a CDS encoding MBL fold metallo-hydrolase: MFFVDTIELEGLGNRSYLAGGARAAVAVDPPRDIDTVLEAAARRGVRISHVVETHIHNDYVTGGLELARITGATYLVPAGARVSFARTAVADGDTVDIDETLTLAAVATPGHTPHHTAYVLSEAGRPVAAFTGGSLLIGTVGRPDLVEPRLTERLARAQHASAHRLADALPDETAVLPTHGFGSFCSSAQADGDSTTIGKEKTANTALTVDVDTFVAELLAGLEDVPAYYAHMGPANAAGPAPVDLTPPAVADPDEIAARLAAGEWVVDLRSRIAFAEGHVAGSFNFEADGKIATYLAWMIPWGKPVTLLAESAEQLAAAQRELVRVGIDRPAAASTGRPADWLRDNESPASFPRSTFAELAEQDMGGIVVLDVRRDSERADGWIRGSVHIPIHELHGRTDEVPDGTVWVHCAGGMRAGIAASLLDAAGRQVVAVDDGFDAADEAGLAIIRG; the protein is encoded by the coding sequence GTGTTCTTCGTTGACACCATCGAGCTGGAGGGCCTCGGCAACCGCAGCTACCTGGCAGGTGGCGCGCGGGCTGCGGTGGCGGTCGATCCGCCGCGGGACATCGACACCGTCCTGGAGGCCGCCGCCCGGCGGGGAGTGCGTATTTCGCATGTGGTGGAGACGCACATACACAACGACTACGTGACCGGCGGCCTGGAGCTGGCGCGGATCACCGGAGCCACCTATCTGGTTCCGGCCGGTGCGCGTGTCTCGTTCGCCCGGACCGCGGTCGCCGACGGCGACACCGTCGACATCGACGAGACGCTGACCCTGGCAGCCGTGGCGACCCCGGGGCACACACCGCACCACACGGCGTACGTACTGAGCGAAGCCGGCCGGCCCGTCGCGGCCTTCACCGGCGGTTCTCTGCTCATCGGTACGGTCGGCCGACCCGATCTCGTCGAGCCTCGCCTGACCGAGCGGTTGGCGCGCGCCCAGCACGCCTCCGCCCACCGTCTCGCGGACGCCCTGCCCGACGAGACCGCGGTGCTGCCCACCCACGGGTTCGGCAGCTTCTGCTCCTCGGCGCAGGCCGACGGGGACTCCACCACGATCGGCAAGGAGAAGACCGCCAACACGGCCCTCACCGTCGACGTGGACACCTTCGTCGCCGAGCTCCTCGCCGGCCTGGAGGACGTGCCCGCCTACTACGCGCACATGGGCCCCGCCAACGCAGCCGGCCCCGCGCCCGTCGATCTGACCCCGCCCGCGGTCGCCGATCCGGACGAGATCGCCGCCCGGCTCGCGGCAGGAGAGTGGGTGGTGGACCTGCGCAGCCGGATCGCGTTCGCCGAGGGACATGTCGCGGGTTCGTTCAACTTCGAGGCGGACGGCAAGATCGCCACGTACCTGGCCTGGATGATCCCGTGGGGCAAGCCCGTCACCCTGCTCGCCGAGTCGGCCGAGCAGTTGGCCGCCGCCCAGCGCGAGCTGGTCCGCGTCGGCATCGACCGCCCGGCCGCGGCCTCGACCGGCAGGCCCGCCGACTGGCTCCGGGACAACGAGAGCCCCGCGTCGTTCCCTCGCTCCACGTTCGCGGAGCTGGCGGAGCAGGACATGGGCGGGATCGTCGTGCTCGACGTGCGCCGTGACTCCGAACGCGCGGACGGCTGGATCAGGGGATCGGTCCACATCCCGATACACGAGCTGCACGGCCGCACGGACGAGGTGCCCGACGGCACGGTCTGGGTGCACTGCGCCGGCGGCATGCGTGCCGGTATCGCCGCCTCACTGCTGGATGCCGCCGGGCGACAGGTGGTCGCCGTGGACGACGGCTTCGACGCCGCCGACGAGGCCGGACTCGCCATCATCCGCGGCTGA
- a CDS encoding DUF302 domain-containing protein, translated as MPYDRTVKLKGTFEEVVQAVRQALADQGFGVLTEIDVQATLKTKLDHDMEPYLILGACNPPLAHRALEVDRSVGLLLPCNVVVRADGDHMLVQAIDPGTMVTLTGLDAMADVAEEATRRLDAALTSLREADA; from the coding sequence GTGCCCTATGACCGCACCGTGAAGCTGAAGGGGACGTTCGAGGAGGTCGTGCAGGCCGTCCGCCAGGCCCTGGCGGATCAGGGCTTCGGTGTCCTGACGGAGATCGACGTCCAGGCCACGCTCAAGACCAAGCTCGACCACGACATGGAGCCGTACCTGATCCTGGGCGCCTGTAATCCGCCCCTCGCCCACCGGGCGCTTGAGGTGGACCGCTCGGTCGGGCTCCTGCTTCCCTGCAACGTCGTGGTCCGCGCCGACGGAGACCACATGCTGGTGCAGGCCATCGACCCCGGCACCATGGTCACCCTCACCGGCCTCGACGCCATGGCCGACGTCGCGGAGGAGGCCACCCGCCGTCTCGACGCAGCCCTCACCTCCCTCAGGGAAGCCGACGCGTGA
- a CDS encoding metal-sensitive transcriptional regulator produces the protein MELDLAGAELKAVLNRLRRAQGQISGVIRMIEEGRDCEEVVTQLAAASRALDRAGFAIIATGLQQCLTEMEDGRRSGADGAEMRGRLEKLFLSLA, from the coding sequence ATGGAGCTTGATCTGGCGGGAGCCGAGCTGAAGGCGGTCCTGAACCGGCTGCGCAGGGCGCAGGGTCAGATCTCCGGAGTGATCCGGATGATCGAGGAAGGCCGGGACTGCGAGGAGGTCGTCACGCAGCTTGCGGCTGCCTCGCGGGCGCTTGACCGGGCGGGGTTCGCGATCATCGCGACCGGGCTGCAGCAGTGTCTGACCGAGATGGAGGACGGCCGTCGTTCCGGTGCGGACGGGGCCGAGATGCGCGGCCGGCTGGAGAAGCTGTTCCTCTCCCTGGCCTGA
- a CDS encoding rhodanese-like domain-containing protein, with protein sequence MFQFRKSAERLSTDEARSRTGGDKPEAVLLDVREKPEWTAGHAPGAVHAPLTGLIAGAALPSAAQGHPLVVICRSGHRSQQAAKLLTERGADAVDVKGGMNAWAAAGFPVVDERGNSGSIA encoded by the coding sequence ATGTTCCAGTTCCGTAAGAGCGCGGAGCGCCTGTCCACCGACGAGGCGCGCAGCCGTACGGGCGGCGACAAGCCCGAAGCGGTCCTGCTGGATGTGCGGGAGAAGCCCGAGTGGACAGCCGGACATGCTCCGGGCGCGGTGCACGCACCGCTGACCGGCCTGATCGCGGGCGCCGCCCTTCCGTCCGCGGCACAGGGTCACCCACTGGTGGTGATCTGCCGCAGCGGGCACCGCTCGCAGCAGGCGGCCAAGCTGCTGACCGAGCGGGGCGCGGACGCGGTGGACGTCAAGGGCGGTATGAACGCGTGGGCCGCCGCCGGATTCCCAGTCGTCGATGAGCGCGGGAACAGCGGCTCGATCGCGTGA
- a CDS encoding rhodanese-like domain-containing protein — protein sequence MNTPTTLATHEAHNRLHELTVIDVRTPGEYAGGHLPGALNIPLDQIRRALPDISHAAARGHVLVVCASGARSENACRILAENGITTATLSGGTGAWAADGHDLHRPQGSARATWGMERQVRFTAGTVVLLGLLLGFVLHPAFQILSAGIAAGLVFSALTNTCGMAAVLAKLPHNRPRAADLDDTLAALRNR from the coding sequence ATGAACACCCCCACCACCCTCGCCACCCATGAGGCCCACAACCGCCTGCACGAGCTGACCGTCATCGACGTCCGCACCCCCGGCGAATACGCCGGCGGTCACCTCCCCGGCGCTCTCAACATCCCCCTCGACCAGATCCGGCGGGCCCTTCCCGACATCAGCCACGCCGCCGCCCGCGGTCACGTCCTGGTCGTCTGCGCGTCCGGCGCCCGCTCGGAGAACGCCTGCCGCATCCTCGCAGAGAACGGCATCACCACCGCCACCCTCAGTGGTGGCACCGGGGCCTGGGCCGCCGACGGCCACGACCTGCACCGCCCCCAGGGAAGTGCTCGCGCCACGTGGGGCATGGAGCGCCAGGTCCGCTTCACCGCGGGCACCGTCGTACTCCTCGGTCTGCTCCTCGGCTTCGTCCTCCACCCCGCCTTCCAGATCCTGTCCGCCGGGATCGCTGCCGGGCTGGTCTTCTCCGCCCTCACCAACACCTGCGGCATGGCCGCCGTGCTCGCCAAGCTCCCCCACAACCGGCCCCGCGCCGCCGACCTCGACGACACCCTCGCAGCACTGCGCAACCGCTGA
- a CDS encoding ATP-binding protein codes for MSASPRSVPLLRRPAQTPARSRQLSETTEEALTVIVTELATNAVLHSGSPDLSVMFEADDASLTVTVRDGGHWRARPAPRCEGADMDAAFGRGLSLVDAYSVDTSVRRSAEGTVVRAVVAL; via the coding sequence ATGTCGGCCAGTCCGCGGTCCGTGCCCCTCCTGCGTCGGCCGGCACAGACGCCGGCCCGCAGTCGGCAACTGTCCGAGACGACCGAGGAGGCACTCACCGTGATCGTCACGGAACTGGCGACCAACGCGGTGCTGCACAGCGGAAGCCCTGACCTCTCGGTGATGTTCGAGGCCGACGACGCGTCGCTGACCGTCACGGTACGTGATGGCGGGCACTGGCGGGCCCGGCCGGCTCCGCGCTGCGAGGGGGCGGACATGGACGCGGCGTTCGGCCGCGGCCTCTCACTGGTCGACGCGTACTCCGTGGACACGTCGGTGCGCCGCTCCGCCGAGGGCACCGTGGTCCGCGCCGTCGTCGCCCTGTGA
- the narI gene encoding respiratory nitrate reductase subunit gamma: MTAPAQPLTLAADAGTGGVLLWVALPYVVLAVFVLGHLWRYRYDKFGWTTRSSQLYESRLLRIGSPLFHFGVLVVLLGHIGGLIIPKSWTEAVGISEHMYHVGAVVLGTVAGIATLGGLAILIYRRRTVGPVFSATTRNDKAMYVSLTVTIALGLAATVAANVVGGGYDYRETISPWFRSIFYLQPDPALMAGAPVLFQLHAISALLLFAAWPFTRLVHMLTAPLGYLTRPYIVYRSRDAQLGARAPHRGWERTGS; the protein is encoded by the coding sequence ATGACCGCGCCCGCGCAGCCCCTCACCCTGGCGGCGGACGCAGGAACCGGCGGCGTCCTGCTGTGGGTCGCCCTGCCCTACGTCGTCCTCGCGGTGTTCGTGCTCGGCCACCTCTGGCGCTACCGGTACGACAAGTTCGGCTGGACCACCCGCTCCTCCCAGCTCTACGAAAGCCGGCTGCTGCGCATCGGCAGCCCGCTGTTCCACTTCGGAGTCCTCGTCGTCCTGCTCGGCCACATCGGCGGACTGATCATCCCCAAGAGCTGGACCGAAGCGGTCGGCATCAGCGAGCACATGTACCACGTCGGCGCGGTCGTCCTCGGCACCGTCGCGGGCATCGCCACCCTGGGCGGGCTCGCCATCCTGATCTACCGGCGCCGCACCGTGGGCCCCGTCTTCTCCGCCACCACCCGCAACGACAAGGCGATGTACGTCTCCCTGACGGTGACCATCGCGCTCGGCCTGGCCGCCACGGTGGCCGCGAACGTCGTCGGCGGGGGATACGACTACCGCGAGACCATCTCCCCCTGGTTCCGCTCCATCTTCTACCTCCAGCCCGACCCCGCGCTGATGGCCGGAGCCCCGGTGCTCTTCCAGCTCCACGCGATCAGCGCCCTGCTCCTGTTCGCGGCCTGGCCGTTCACCCGGCTCGTGCACATGCTCACCGCACCACTGGGCTACCTGACCCGGCCGTACATCGTCTACCGCAGCCGTGACGCCCAGCTGGGCGCCCGAGCCCCTCATCGTGGCTGGGAACGCACGGGGTCATGA
- a CDS encoding Lrp/AsnC family transcriptional regulator, with amino-acid sequence MTAKRTPFDELDRKIVAMLIENARASFAEIGTVVGLSATAVKRRVDRLRKDGVITGFRASVRPAALGWRTEAYIEVYCDSAAPPRRLAEVARKYPEIAAAMTVTGAADALLHVRATDVGHFEEVLERIRNEPFVRKTISYMVLSHLLPESPEAGASESAPGAYADGLPGDAAIML; translated from the coding sequence ATGACCGCCAAGCGCACGCCGTTCGACGAGCTCGACCGGAAGATCGTCGCGATGCTGATCGAGAACGCCCGGGCGAGTTTCGCCGAGATCGGTACGGTCGTCGGCCTGTCGGCCACCGCCGTCAAACGCCGGGTGGACCGGCTGCGCAAGGACGGTGTGATCACGGGGTTCAGGGCGTCCGTCCGCCCCGCCGCGCTCGGCTGGCGTACGGAGGCGTACATCGAGGTGTACTGCGACAGCGCGGCACCGCCCAGGCGTCTCGCCGAGGTGGCCCGCAAGTACCCGGAGATCGCGGCGGCCATGACGGTGACCGGGGCGGCCGACGCGCTGCTGCACGTCAGAGCCACCGACGTCGGTCATTTCGAGGAGGTGCTGGAGCGCATCCGCAACGAACCCTTCGTCCGCAAGACGATCAGTTACATGGTGCTGTCCCACCTGTTGCCGGAGAGTCCTGAGGCGGGGGCCAGCGAGTCCGCGCCGGGCGCCTACGCCGACGGCCTTCCGGGTGACGCAGCGATCATGCTTTGA
- a CDS encoding universal stress protein, whose translation MPRTVTAGTDPSRESLAAVQWAAAEASRRGLPLRLLHVREASPAVNASLTGTERAGWPYGGPELAAEALRTRHPGLEVAADDVLGRPAEVLCAAAKDQELLVLGSRGLGRLAGFLLGSVSLSVIARSTAPVVLVRAEDTSSAREWRTSGDVVVGVDTSQPCDAVLEFAFAHAERHGLALRALHSWQLPPVYAADPTGAMLTVRTELDRLTNEWLTEALAPWREKFPAVAVTERCRLGHPAHDLVEASHDAGLLVVGRRERRAGAGMHIGPVTHAVLHHSKNAVAVVPHA comes from the coding sequence ATGCCCCGTACCGTAACCGCAGGTACCGACCCTTCGCGCGAGAGTCTCGCGGCGGTGCAATGGGCCGCCGCCGAGGCATCGCGGCGAGGGCTGCCGCTTCGGCTGCTCCACGTCCGGGAGGCCTCGCCGGCGGTGAACGCCTCGCTCACGGGGACCGAGCGGGCGGGTTGGCCCTACGGCGGACCGGAGCTGGCGGCCGAGGCCCTCCGGACCCGGCATCCGGGGCTCGAAGTGGCGGCCGACGACGTTCTCGGCAGGCCGGCCGAAGTCCTCTGCGCGGCGGCGAAGGACCAGGAACTCCTCGTGCTCGGCTCACGAGGCCTGGGCCGACTGGCGGGTTTCCTCCTCGGCTCCGTCTCGCTGTCGGTCATCGCCCGCAGCACCGCACCGGTCGTCCTGGTGCGGGCGGAGGACACCTCGTCCGCCCGGGAGTGGCGGACGTCAGGCGACGTCGTCGTCGGTGTGGACACCTCCCAGCCGTGCGACGCCGTGCTGGAGTTCGCCTTCGCCCACGCCGAACGGCACGGGCTCGCACTGCGGGCGCTGCACAGCTGGCAGCTGCCACCCGTGTACGCCGCAGACCCGACAGGCGCGATGCTGACGGTCCGGACCGAACTGGACAGGCTGACGAACGAGTGGCTGACGGAGGCTCTCGCGCCCTGGCGCGAGAAGTTCCCCGCGGTCGCCGTCACCGAGCGGTGCCGGCTGGGCCACCCCGCGCACGACCTCGTGGAGGCATCGCACGATGCCGGTCTCCTCGTCGTGGGCCGCAGAGAGCGTCGAGCGGGCGCAGGCATGCACATCGGCCCTGTCACACACGCGGTACTGCACCACTCCAAGAACGCGGTCGCCGTGGTACCTCACGCCTGA
- a CDS encoding sulfite exporter TauE/SafE family protein — protein sequence MSTLVLALLAGAVIGLALGALGGGGSVLAVPALIYLLGFSPASATTASLIIVTATSATALYAHARDGNVAWKTGALFAAAGVVPAFLAGAAAGHLPEVALTTAFAVIAAVAALGMLRPSSIEPPDRVRPVKAAGAGAGLGVVTGFLGVGGGFLAVPALVSVLGLRMKQAVGTSLLVITVNSLAALTARTGTGGDLRWEVIAPFTGAAILGAWDGKRLATKITGATLQRIFAGVLLAVAAFMLIDVIL from the coding sequence GTGAGCACCCTCGTTCTCGCCCTCCTCGCCGGGGCCGTCATCGGTCTCGCCCTCGGCGCTCTGGGCGGCGGCGGCAGCGTCCTGGCCGTTCCGGCCCTGATCTACCTGCTCGGCTTCTCACCGGCATCAGCCACCACCGCCAGCCTGATCATCGTGACCGCCACGTCGGCCACCGCTCTCTACGCCCACGCGAGGGACGGGAACGTGGCCTGGAAGACGGGCGCGCTGTTCGCCGCGGCGGGCGTCGTCCCGGCCTTCCTCGCCGGAGCCGCCGCAGGCCACCTGCCCGAAGTGGCCCTCACCACGGCGTTCGCGGTCATCGCCGCGGTGGCGGCGCTTGGCATGCTACGGCCATCCAGCATCGAGCCGCCGGACCGTGTACGGCCTGTCAAGGCGGCCGGAGCCGGCGCGGGACTCGGAGTTGTGACCGGGTTCCTCGGCGTGGGGGGTGGGTTCCTCGCCGTACCCGCCCTGGTGAGCGTCCTCGGCCTGCGCATGAAACAGGCCGTGGGCACCAGCCTGCTCGTCATCACCGTCAACTCCCTCGCCGCTCTCACCGCGCGGACGGGAACCGGCGGCGATCTGCGCTGGGAGGTGATCGCGCCCTTCACCGGAGCCGCGATCCTCGGCGCCTGGGACGGTAAGCGCCTCGCGACGAAGATCACCGGTGCGACGCTGCAGAGGATCTTCGCCGGTGTTCTGCTGGCGGTCGCGGCCTTCATGCTCATTGATGTGATTCTCTGA
- the narH gene encoding nitrate reductase subunit beta, protein MRVMAQMAMVMNLDKCIGCHTCSVTCKQAWTNRTGVEYVWFNNVETRPGQGYPRRYEDQDTWKGGWELNKKGRLALKAGGRFKKLIQIFSNPKLPSLDDYYEPWTYDYETLTNAPLQEHIPVARPKSLISGKDMKISWSANWDDDLGGSAATSEQDVLLNEVSEKIKFEFEQTFMFYLPRICEHCLNPSCAASCPSGAIYKREEDGIVLVDQDKCRGWRMCVTGCPYKKVYFNHRTGKAEKCTFCFPRIEVGLPTVCSETCVGRLRYIGLVLYDADKVLEAASTPEETGLYEAQRNVFLDPADPRVIAGAEEAGIPRDWIDAAQRSPIHALINTYKVALPLHPEYRTMPMVWYIPPLSPVVDAVRDTGRDAEDHQNLFAAVESLRIPVDYLAQLFTAGDPKPVDAVLRRLAAMRSYMRDINLGREPDDAIPEEVGMTGEQVYDMYRLLALAKYDERYVIPSAHAEQAHKLEELATECSLDYEGGPGMGGSGPFGEMSGGGAPIAVENFHALRDRQTADTSATPSDKASRVNLLNWDGKSSPPGLFPDKPSGDDGETEPKP, encoded by the coding sequence ATGCGCGTCATGGCACAGATGGCGATGGTGATGAACCTCGACAAGTGCATCGGCTGCCACACCTGCTCGGTCACCTGCAAACAGGCGTGGACCAACCGCACCGGCGTCGAGTACGTCTGGTTCAACAACGTCGAGACCCGCCCCGGCCAGGGCTACCCGCGCCGCTACGAGGACCAGGACACCTGGAAGGGCGGCTGGGAACTCAACAAGAAGGGCCGCCTCGCGCTGAAGGCGGGCGGCCGGTTCAAGAAGCTGATCCAGATCTTCTCCAACCCCAAGCTGCCGTCCCTCGACGACTACTACGAGCCCTGGACCTACGACTACGAGACCCTGACCAACGCCCCTCTCCAGGAGCACATTCCCGTCGCCCGGCCCAAGTCCCTGATCAGCGGCAAGGACATGAAGATCTCCTGGTCGGCGAACTGGGACGACGACCTCGGCGGCTCGGCGGCCACCAGCGAGCAGGACGTGCTGCTGAACGAGGTCTCCGAGAAGATCAAGTTCGAGTTCGAGCAGACCTTCATGTTCTACCTGCCGAGGATCTGCGAGCACTGCCTCAACCCGTCCTGCGCCGCCTCCTGCCCCTCCGGCGCGATCTACAAGCGGGAGGAGGACGGCATCGTCCTGGTCGACCAGGACAAGTGCCGCGGCTGGCGGATGTGCGTCACGGGGTGCCCGTACAAGAAGGTGTACTTCAACCACCGCACCGGCAAGGCCGAGAAGTGCACCTTCTGCTTCCCGCGCATCGAGGTGGGCCTGCCCACCGTCTGCTCCGAGACCTGCGTCGGCCGCCTTCGCTACATCGGGCTGGTCCTCTACGACGCCGACAAGGTCCTGGAAGCCGCCTCCACACCCGAGGAGACCGGTCTCTACGAGGCCCAGCGCAACGTCTTCCTCGACCCCGCCGACCCCCGGGTCATCGCCGGAGCCGAGGAGGCGGGCATCCCCCGCGACTGGATCGACGCCGCCCAGCGCTCCCCGATCCATGCCCTGATCAACACCTACAAGGTCGCCCTGCCGCTGCACCCTGAGTACCGGACGATGCCGATGGTCTGGTACATCCCGCCGCTGTCGCCGGTGGTCGACGCCGTGCGTGACACGGGCCGGGACGCCGAGGACCACCAGAACCTCTTCGCGGCCGTCGAGTCCCTGCGCATCCCCGTCGACTACCTCGCCCAGTTGTTCACCGCGGGCGATCCGAAGCCGGTGGACGCGGTCCTGCGTCGCCTGGCGGCCATGCGCTCGTACATGCGCGACATCAACCTCGGCCGCGAGCCGGACGACGCCATCCCCGAGGAGGTCGGGATGACAGGGGAGCAGGTGTACGACATGTACCGGCTTCTGGCGCTGGCCAAGTACGACGAGCGCTACGTCATCCCGTCCGCCCACGCCGAACAGGCCCACAAGCTCGAAGAGCTGGCGACCGAGTGCAGTCTCGACTACGAGGGCGGCCCCGGCATGGGCGGCTCGGGCCCCTTCGGGGAGATGTCCGGCGGTGGCGCCCCGATCGCGGTGGAGAACTTCCACGCCCTGCGTGACCGGCAGACCGCCGACACGTCGGCCACGCCCAGCGACAAGGCCTCCCGGGTCAACCTCCTGAACTGGGACGGCAAGAGCTCTCCGCCCGGCCTGTTCCCGGACAAACCGTCCGGCGACGACGGAGAGACGGAGCCGAAGCCATGA